The Catharus ustulatus isolate bCatUst1 chromosome 15, bCatUst1.pri.v2, whole genome shotgun sequence genome has a window encoding:
- the VDAC1 gene encoding voltage-dependent anion-selective channel protein 1 yields MAVPPAYADLGKSARDIFTKGYGFGLIKLDLKTRSENGLEFTSSGSANTETSKVSGSLETKYKWVEYGLMFTEKWNTDNTLGTEISLEDQLARGLKLTFDSTFSPNTGKKSAKIKSGYKREHINLGCDMDFDIAGPSIRGALVLGYEGWLAGYQMTFETAKSRVTQSNFAVGYKTDEFQLHTNVNDGTEFGGSIYQKVNDKLETAVNLAWTAGNSNTRFGIAAKYQIDPDASFSAKVNNSSLIGLGYTQTLKPGIKLTLSALLDGKNVNAGGHKLGLGLEFEA; encoded by the exons atGGCTGTTCCACCTGCTTATGCTGACCTGGGCAAATCTGCCAGAGATATTTTCACCAAGGGATATG GTTTTGGGTTAATAAAGCTTGATTTGAAAACAAGATCTGAAAATGGACTG gaatTTACAAGCTCAGgttctgcaaacacagaaactAGCAAAGTCAGTGGTAGTTtggaaacaaaatacaaatGGGTGGAATATGGATTGATGTTCACAGAGAAGTGGAACACTGACAACACACTAGGCACTGAGATTAGTCTTGAAGATCAG cTTGCACGGGGCCTGAAGCTGACCTTTGACTCCACCTTCTCTCCTAACACTGG gAAAAAGAGTGCTAAAATTAAGTCAGGGTACAAAAGGGAACACATCAACCTTGGCTGCGACATGGATTTTGATATTGCGGGTCCTTCGATTCGTGGAGCTCTCGTGCTTGGCTACGAGGGGTGGCTGGCAGGCTACCAAATGACTTTTGAGACAGCAAAGTCTAGAGTAACCCAGAGCAACTTCGCTGTTGGCTATAAGACTGATGAATTCCAGCTTCATACTAATGT GAATGATGGAACGGAGTTTGGCGGCTCCATTTACCAGAAGGTGAATGATAAACTGGAAACTGCTGTGAATCTTGCTTGGACAGCTGGAAATAGCAACACTCGCTTTGGAATAGCAGCCAAGTATCAGATTGACCCAGATGCCTCTTTTTCT GCTAAAGTGAACAACTCCAGTCTGATTGGGTTAGGATACACTCAGACTTTAAAGCCAG GTATCAAACTGACGTTGTCAGCTTTGTTGGATGGCAAGAATGTCAATGCAGGGGGTCACAAACTTGGTCTAGGATTAGAATTTGAAGCATAA